A DNA window from Centropristis striata isolate RG_2023a ecotype Rhode Island chromosome 10, C.striata_1.0, whole genome shotgun sequence contains the following coding sequences:
- the LOC131979254 gene encoding CD209 antigen-like: MEDEIYENADYPDSVNAAPLKNQTGPRISESICRAVVFCLGLLSVFLLAGLIGVSVHCHVSLSGPAADLSTINANLTERLQAREDELSSVSSERDRLNATLTEKTKELDRLQLLSKQSHVSLSGPAADLSTINANLTERLQAREEELSSVSSERDRLNATLTEKTKELDRLQLLSKQKKTCPAGWKMFSCSCYLLSSANGSWEAGRQDCRDRGADLMIIDSYEEQEFITRFIKRRTWIGLNDRDNEGVWKWVDGSPLTEAYWYRGNPDNGGGDPEWGEEDCGEILTDQYVRVNWNDVSCDSDLQWVCEKMR, translated from the exons ATGGAGGACGAAATCTATGAAAATGCGGATTATCCCGATTCTGTTAATGCAGCACCTTTGAAAAATCAGACAG GTCCCAGGATCTCTGAGAGCATATGTCGTGCTGTAGTTTTCTGTCTGGGGCTGCTGAGTGTTTTCCTGCTGGCTGGACTCATCGGTGTCTCCGTCCACT GCCACGTCTCTTTAAGTGGACCAGCTGCTGATCTCTCTACGATCAACGCCAACCTGACTGAGCGTCTCCAGGCCAGAGAGGACGAGTTGTCCTCCGTGTCCTCAGAGAGAGACCGGCTGAATGCCACACTCACTGAAAAGACTAAAGAGCTGGACAGGCTGCAACTTTTGTCCAAACaga GCCACGTCTCTTTAAGTGGACCAGCTGCTGATCTCTCTACTATCAACGCCAACCTGACTGAGCGTCTCCAGGCCAGAGAGGAGGAGTTGTCCTCCGTGTCCTCAGAGAGAGACCGGCTGAATGCCACACTCACTGAAAAGACTAAAGAGCTGGACAGGCTGCAACTTTTGTCCAAACaga AGAAAACGTGTCCTGCAGGATGGAAGATGTTCAGCTGCAGCTgttatctcctctcctctgctaaTGGTTCTTGGGAAGCAGGCAGACAAGactgcagagacagaggagcAGATCTGATGATCATAGACAGTTATGAAGAACAG gAATTCATCACTAGGTTCATCAAGAGACGCACTTGGATTGGTTTGAATGACCGAGACAACGAAGGCGTCTGGAAATGGGTTGATGGATCTCCACTGACTGAAGC GTACTGGTACAGAGGAAATCCTGATAACGGTGGTGGAGATCCAGAGTGGGGTGAAGAAGACTGTGGAGAAATCCTAACTGACCAGTATGTGAGAGTTAACTGGAATGATGTGAGCTGCGACAGTGATCTGCAGTGGGTCTGTGAAAAAATGCGTtga
- the LOC131979256 gene encoding CD209 antigen-like protein E, which yields MEDEIYENEDHPVNAAPLKNQTGPRSSESICRAVDFCLGLLSVFLLAGLIGLSVHCHVSLSGPAADLSTINANLTERLQAVSSERDRLNATLTEKTKELDRLQLFCKQKKTCPAGWKMFSCSCYLFSSATGFWEAARQDCRDRGADLVIIDSYEEQEFIAKFIKKRTWIGLSDRDNEGVWKWVDGSPLTEAYWGGMPNNGGGNPQWGEEDCGEILNDQEVRVNWNDVRCDSYRQWVCEKMP from the exons ATGGAGGACGAAATCTATGAAAATGAGGATCATCCCGTTAACGCAGCACCTTTGAAAAATCAAACAG GTCCCAGGAGCTCTGAGAGCATATGTCGTGCTGTAGATTTCTGTCTGGGGCTGCTGAGTGTTTTCCTGCTGGCTGGACTCATCGGCCTCTCTGTCCACT GCCACGTTTCTTTAAGTGGACCAGCTGCTGATCTCTCCACTATCAACGCCAACCTGACTGAACGTCTCCAGGCCGTGTCCTCAGAGAGAGACCGGCTGAATGCCACACTCACTGAAAAGACTAAAGAGCTGGACAGGCTGCAACTTTTCTGCAAACaga AGAAAACGTGTCCTGCAGGATGGAAGATGTTCAGCTGCAGCTGTTATCTCTTCTCCTCTGCGACTGGTTTTTGGGAAGCAGCCAGACAAGACTGCAGGGACAGAGGAGCAGATCTGGTGATCATAGACAGTTATGAAGAACAG GAATTCATCGCTAAGTTCATCAAGAAACGCACTTGGATTGGTTTGAGTGACCGAGACAACGAAGGCGTCTGGAAATGGGTTGATGGATCTCCACTGACTGAAGC GTACTGGGGTGGAATGCCTAATAACGGTGGTGGAAATCCACAGTGGGGTGAAGAAGACTGTGGAGAAATCCTAAATGACCAGGAAGTGAGAGTTAACTGGAATGATGTGCGCTGCGATAGTTATCGGCAGTGGGtctgtgaaaaaatgccttaa